The Stutzerimonas stutzeri RCH2 genomic interval GGCACCGCAACCTCTAACCATACCTTTTCCAGCCCATTAACACGTGCCAGAGACGCACCAGTGGATACGGTCATGCCCTCGCGAACGTCGAGGCTGTTCAGCACGCCGCCTATTGGACTCCTCACTGTCCAAACAGGGCGCGCTTTACCAGTTCGTTCTAGCTGCACTATGACTTCTGGCGGCATGCCAGCAAGGCGCAACCGCTGGCGAGCCGCTGCGAGCAGCTGGGGTTCGCCAATCCCTTTGAGCGCCAGGTACTCTTCCTGTGCGGCAACCCATTCGGGAACCAGCAGATCGGCTAACGGCGCGCCTTTTTCGATGACATCCTCCGGTGCTCGGTCGTAAACGCGCTCGACAAAGCCACCGGCACGCGCCTGCACAACCGCCACGTCTCGCTCGTCGAACATCAATGCGCCTGTCGCTTCGAGCGACTGGCTGATCGATTCACGCGTTACGGTTGCAAAGCGCACGCCGAGATTCTGCGTCACGCTCGGGTCGATACTGATCGATGCCCCGTCGCTTCCCTCATCTGCATAGCGTGGAATCAATTCCATATCCATGAATGGCGACTTGCCCGGCTTATCGAACTTTTGCTGGGGGACCATAGGGTCATACCAATAGAGCACTTCCTTGTCTTCTTCTGCAGGCGATTGTCCGAAGGCTGCGGTAGGCAGACCGATTAGCGCTGCAGCGCTAATCATCAGAGGCAGACTGAAGGCGAGTACCAGCCGCTTGTGTTGGAATGTCATGGTCGGGTATCTCCAAAGGCGAAATGCAGGCGGGCATTGCTCAACGATCGATCGCGGGCGACGTCAATACGCCGTAGCCGGGTCTCCACAAGCTGTCGTCGCGCTTCGATCACAGCGGTCAGCTCACCGCTTCCGGAGCGGTAATCGGCCATGGCAAGGCGGACCTTCTCTTCAGCGAGGGGTAGTAAGGTTTTGTCGAGGCGGATGAGTGCGCGGTCCAGACGCTGATACTCAGCGAGGTCAGTACTCAGCTCTTGGTTGTACAGGCGCAAGGTCGCTTGGCGCTGAGCCTCGATCTGGGCAAGGCGAGCTCGTTCGGCCGCGATCTTCGGATCCTGCCGAGAGCTGGTAAACAGCGGCAGGTCGAAGCTGACGCTGAGGTTCACCATGTCGCCGTACTCACGGCCACGTCGCAGGTAGTCGATCCCCCAACTCCAATCCGGTGTTTTCTCTGCGATGGCCTGGTGAACCTTTGCCTCCGCTTCACGAGTCATCGGGTCGAAGGCGAGTAACGCCGGGTGCCGGTTCAGGTTGTGCTGATAGTTATCAACGGCGGCAAGCCATTGCGGCCAGTCACCTGTAAGCGGCTGGCCTGCTAGCTCGCCTATCCAGCGCCGGAGGCCGGCCCGCGCAACAGCCTGGTTACGCAGCAGCTCATCCTCTTGTTCAGCCAGCAATGCTGCCTCTTGCCTCGGAAGTACGCTGTCTGCGGTTTGTCCGCTGCCGCCAGCAATGCGGGCCTGAACAGCCCGCGAAAGGAGCTGATTCTCGCTGTAAAGCTGCTTGAAAAGGCTTAGCTTCTGCTCGACCGCGAAGCTAGCGATCCATGCCTCGGCGGTTGCTTGGCGCACACCGAGACGTTCAACCGTTTGCTGGGCGTTTGCGAGCGCAACACTAGCCTGCGCGGCCTCGACACGAGCGCGCCTTTTCGCTCGGTTTGGCACATCTTGCATGACCCCAACCATTTGCATGGTCATGGCCTCTTGCTCCAACTGCCAGCGAGCGTCACCTTCGATGGGCACGCTTTGCAGTCCAAGCTTAAGTTTAGGGTCAGGAAGCTCGCCGGCAGGGATTGCAGCGCTGCGTGCGGCCACCAGGTTGGCGGCTTGCGCATGCAGCGAAGGCGCGTCTTGCTCGGCCACGCTCAGAGCTTGTTCTAAGGTCAAAGCGGACGCTAACCCTGGAAACGAGAGCGCGCCCATGATCAAGGCGGCCACGTACGGCGGCGCCCAATAAATACGGGGTTTCATTTGCGAAGGATTCCTGATCTTT includes:
- a CDS encoding efflux RND transporter periplasmic adaptor subunit; its protein translation is MTFQHKRLVLAFSLPLMISAAALIGLPTAAFGQSPAEEDKEVLYWYDPMVPQQKFDKPGKSPFMDMELIPRYADEGSDGASISIDPSVTQNLGVRFATVTRESISQSLEATGALMFDERDVAVVQARAGGFVERVYDRAPEDVIEKGAPLADLLVPEWVAAQEEYLALKGIGEPQLLAAARQRLRLAGMPPEVIVQLERTGKARPVWTVRSPIGGVLNSLDVREGMTVSTGASLARVNGLEKVWLEVAVPEAQVANVAPGQLVNARLPAFAGEVLEGTIQAVLPQANLDSRTVRVRVELPNPQQRLRPGMTAEVTLSRNVEDVLVIPSEAVIRTGRRALVMLAEDQGRYRPIEVRTGREFDDQTEVLEGLEAGQKVVASGQFLLDSEASLRGLTAQGLEEPATSTEPALHEAEGTIVSLEDGMVGLSHGPFKTLNMPGMTMSFPVADQSLLTKLQTGDHVRVGARESEEGLVIEHIEKLGGQR
- a CDS encoding TolC family protein, with the translated sequence MKPRIYWAPPYVAALIMGALSFPGLASALTLEQALSVAEQDAPSLHAQAANLVAARSAAIPAGELPDPKLKLGLQSVPIEGDARWQLEQEAMTMQMVGVMQDVPNRAKRRARVEAAQASVALANAQQTVERLGVRQATAEAWIASFAVEQKLSLFKQLYSENQLLSRAVQARIAGGSGQTADSVLPRQEAALLAEQEDELLRNQAVARAGLRRWIGELAGQPLTGDWPQWLAAVDNYQHNLNRHPALLAFDPMTREAEAKVHQAIAEKTPDWSWGIDYLRRGREYGDMVNLSVSFDLPLFTSSRQDPKIAAERARLAQIEAQRQATLRLYNQELSTDLAEYQRLDRALIRLDKTLLPLAEEKVRLAMADYRSGSGELTAVIEARRQLVETRLRRIDVARDRSLSNARLHFAFGDTRP